tttagcagcagctaacgctaacagcttagctaatgaaggtgacgtacagcAATTGTTTGATAAAGGttaatatataaaaaatgtttcaacgcagtaattaacggtacacatgcattactacgagttacgctgtgtacatctccggcttggtccatcactgatgatgagaaagcattgtttgctagcatctgctgctagcttacagctacattGCTAAactaatttccctctgggatcaataGAGTAACTATCTGTATCTATATAAAGAGCTGGAGTGTTTTAAATGAGTAAATAGCTGCTTTTTACAGAGAGGTGTCAAACTATACTTACACTAACAGGTATTTAGATCTAATTCTGTCCCATAGATATCAGTAAGACCTCAGaaaattgtgtcaaattgtTCAAAAGTGCCAAGCATGCCACCTTTAAAGGGATTTTTGGCCTTCTCCAAGCTCTCCGAaggtttttcaaagtttttctttcgacttggctgctttttttaaaacaaatttccAGTCCTTTAAAATCTTTGTCTGTGTGACGCACTTCAAACCGCCTCGTGTCTGTATGAATAAACCGTCTTAAACTGCTTATTGGTcgtaagtttttgttttaagtagggatgcagcgataccacttttttttcaaaccaatacgataccgatacttctacctcaaaaaaaaaatgcaatgaattggacgacaggtttcggtctcactagcctaaccaccctgttcctgattagctcggCATCTCCCCGagccgccaatctaaaaaaatacaacaaaaatgacaagctgCCCTCTGATTGCGatcttcatgcaataaattggtatcggttaactttaacgactATGAGTATATCAATTAtatcaattttttatttttttgtttatttattcatttattattattattattagtagtatttttactaaaattggtattattattcttgttgttaatatacaatcattgtgaatatttataatttttttgagctacttgactaatttgaatttgaattataaataaagtatttttctattctatattagaatagtatcggcccgatacccAATACCAGTATCGGTATGGGTGCATCCCTAGTTTTAAGATTCACTTTATGAGTCAcaaacttgtaaaaaaaaataagagctTTAAACCCTCATTTAGTCCACCGCCGATGATTAAAGTTTgaattttattaatttattaattaatttttaaatttatttatttgtttatttagttatttatcattattattattagttagtagtagtatttttactagaattggtattattattgttgttaatatacaattattgtgaatatttataatttttttgagctacttgactaattcgAATTTGAattatgaataaagtatttttctattctatattagaatagtatcggcccgatacccAATACCAGTATCGGTATGGGTGTATGCCTAGTCTTAAGATTAACTTTATGAGTCAAACTTTAAACCCTCATTTAGTCTGCCGCTGATGATTAAACTTTGCATTTTCAGGTGTCGACGCCCACCTTTCCTAAAGAAGTCAACATCTTAAAGTCGATGGCCCTTCGATGGCGAAGAATCCGCAGAATGCCGTCCAGATAAACCTGATCTTTGCTGAAGCAGCCTGAGAAACACACAACGGACAGGCAGGATGAGATCATGATACCAATACACCCTTTCTGTGATCATTTATAACGTCTTCAGGTTCAGTCGATGCTCGGTGCGCGCGCTCACCGGGCTGCGAGGTGTCCGTCTGTCCCCTCTTGGCTCGCAGGCAGTACTCCCAGCGCACGTCCGGGTCGTGGACGAAGCGTGCGATGTGGCCGAAGAGCCGGCTGAAGCTCATGCTGTTGGCGTGGTACACCGTGTAGTACAGCAGAGCGGCGCGCCACAGGTAGGGCTGTTTCCGTAGCAACACGCTGTGCAGGCTGGCTAGGCCCTCCTCCGTGGGATTGGCCGGTTTCAGGCCGAACTGCTTCCGGCCCTCCGCGGTGGCCCACGGCTGCAGGTTGTTGTTCACGCCTCGCAGGTAATGTGTGCCTGAGGAGAAGCGGAAACATCGTTCAGAGTGACGGATCACTCCACAGACAGGACGGTTTTCCAAAAGAAAGTAGTCCCTCAGTCGATTGCCTCTCTAATGCCCCTCAACCCCCGCTGCAGTTTTATGGTTTTATGGCTGATTTAAGGTCGTCTTCGCtcgcgtgcgtcggccaaaattccttctccgtcgctatccgttaatccgactccgtggtcacgcagaggctattaaagtgatactccggagtagattcaccctggggtcatttgaaccgtgacatccagccaagtagcccacccgaagtttttccgatattggctgaacatcagctgagttactgagttatcccgaatagcttcgtacaagggttaatggatcctggtccgtatctccgaaattaccacactagaatcacatgccatgacaccaaacttctacagtagtacaaatatggtctgtactcaccaaacgatgcatttggaagtttgaaaatagtccaggagtttattatcatcaacacaagcctgatagcttctctgctgctaaagctgcgtcgacgtcacttccttgatctgggagcttcaaagtgagatgagggttgatctactactgtagacaacaaagtatatgctatattctacatgttttttttatgttgtagagttgtgaaattattttatcaatggagaaattgagcagccttgctttgttgcgatcttttattaggggatgaaaccggaagatgaacacgccgctgGATGTGATAGATAGTGGCTTGCACTCGCGTCTtgcgtggcgtagtgggttgagcatgcaccccatgtacagaggctacagtcctcgctgcagctggccccggttcgagtcccgcaccggacggccctgtgctgcgtgttgttccccctctctctgctccctgcttcctgtttctctccaactgtctatccattaaaggcataaaaagccccccaaaaaagaggcgaactatccctttaaacgaGACGATCTTGGTTTCTTCAGTTTCATTCTCAGCACATTCTTAACCAGCCTCTCTGTTCTTGGTTGTTATGACGACCCAAACGTCCTCGACGGATGTcaaactttttgtttgccttatTTTCTGCTGCTTATCTTACAGATTTGCTTTATTTACGATCCTCCACTTGTTTCGTGCGTCATAAACTGTGACCCAGGCCACGCCCGGCAATTAAACTGCTTATCGCTAAAAGAACGCTCCAATCTGTGTGCGAGCTGCGTCGTACCGATCTCGTGCCTCAGCATCCCCTCCAGCCAGTGCTGCCGAGCCCCGGCCAGGTTGATGGTCAGAGTGGGACGGCAGCTCTCCACCACCATCACCGCCTGGGACAGCAGCTCCTCAGACAGACGCACCACCACCTGAGGACACAGACACGTTTatcccctgatccagcagctggtagcagcagtgagaaactaagtgaacccctgatccagcagctggtagcagcagtgagaaactaagtgaacccctgatccagcagctggtagcagcagtgagaaactaagtgaacccctgatccagcagctggtagcagcagtgagaaactaagtgaacccctgatccagcagctggtagcagcagtgagaaactaagtgaacccctgatccagcagctggtagcagcagtgtgtgagaaactaagtgaacccctgatccagcagctggtagcagcattgagtgagaaactaagtgaacccctgatccagcagctggtagcagcagtgagaaactaagtgaacccctgacccagcagctggtagcagcagtgagtgagaaactaagtgaacccctgacccagcagctggtagcagcagtgagtgagaaactaagtgaacccctgatccagcagctggtagcagcagtgagaaactaagtgaacccctgacccagcagctggtagcagcagtgagtgagaaactaagtgaacccctgatccagcagctggtagcagcagtgagaaactaagtgaacccctgacccagcagctggtagcagcagtgagtgagaaactaagtgaacccctgacccagcagctggtagcagcagtgagtgagaaactaagtgaacccctgatccagcagctggtagcagcagtgagtgagaaactaagtgaacccctgatccagcagctggtagcagcagtgagtgagaaactaagtgaacccctgatccagcagctggtagtagcagtgagtgagaaactaagtgaacccctgatccagcagctggtagcagcagtgagtgagaaactaagtgaacccctgatccagcagctggtagcagcagtgagtgagaaactaagtgaacccctgatccagcagctggtagcagcagtgagtgagaaactaagtgaacccctgatccagcagctggtagcagcagtgagtgagaaactaagtgaacccctgatccagcagctggtagcagcagtgagaaactaagtgaacccctgacccagcagctggtagcagcagtgagtgagaaactaagtgaacccctgatccagcagctggtagcagcagtgagaaactaagtgaacccctgacccagcagctggtagcagcagtgagtgagaaactaagtgaacccctgatccagcagctggtagcagcagtgagaaactaagtgaacccctgacccagcagctggtagcagcagtgagtgagaaactaagtgaacccctgatccagcagctggtagcagcagtgagaaactaagtgaacccctgacccagcagctggtagcagcagtgagtgagaaactaagtgaacccctgacccagcagctggtagcagcagtgagtgagaaactaagtgaacccctgatccagcagctgctagaagcagtgagtgaaaaactaagtgaacccctgatccagcagctggtagcagcagtgagtgagaaactaagtgaacccctgatccagcagctggtagcagcagtgagaaactaagtgaacccctgacccagcagctggtagcagcagtgagtgagaaactaagtgaacccctgatccagcagctggtagcagcagtgagtgagaaactaagtgaacccctgatccagcagctggtagtagcaatgagtgagaaactaagtgaacccctgatccagcagctggtagcagcagtgagtgagaaactaagtgaacccctgatccagcagctggtagcagcagtgtgtgagaaactaagtgaacccctgatccagcagctggtagcagcagtgagtgagaaactaagtgaacccctgatccagcagctggtagcagcagtgagtgagaaactaagtgaacccctgatccagcagctggtagcagcagtgagtgagaaactaagtgaacccctgatccagcagctggtagcagcagtgtgtgagaaactaagtgaacccctgatccagcagctggtagcagcagtgagaaactaagtgaacccctgatccagcagctggtagcagcagtgtgtgagaaactaagtgaacccctgatccagcagctggtagcagcagtgtgtgagaaactaagtgaacccctgatccagcagctggtagcagcagtgagtgagaaactaagtgaacccctgatccggcagctggtagcagcagtgagtgagaaactaagtgaacccctgatccagcagctggtagcagcagtgagtgagaaactaagtgaacccctgatccagcagctggtagcagcagtgagaaactaagtgaacccctgacccagcagctggtagcagcagtgagtgagaaactaagtgaacccctgatccagcagctggtagcagcagtgagtgagaaactaagtgaacccctgatccagcagctggtagtagcagtgagtgagaaactaagtgaacccctgatccagcagctggtagcagcagtgagtgagaaactaagtgaacccctgatccagcagctggtagtagcagtgagtgagaaactaagtgaacccctgatccagcagctggtagcagcagtgagtgagaaactaagtgaacccctgatccagcagctggtagcagcagtgagtgagaaactaagtgaacccctgatccagcagctggtagcagcagtgagtgcgaaactaagtgaacccctgatccagcagctggtagcagcagtgtgtgagaaactaagtgaacccctgatccagcagctggtagtagcagtgagtgagaaactaagtgaacccctgatccagcagctggtagcagcagtgagtgagaaactaagtgaacccctgatccagcagctggtagcagcagtgagtgagaaactaagtgaacccctgatccagcagctggtagcagcagtgtgtgagaaactaagtgaacccctgatccagcagctggtagcagcagtgagaaactaagtgaacccctgatccagcagctggtagcagcagtgtgtgagaaactaagtgaacccctgatccagcagctggtagcagcagtgtgtgagaaactaagtgaacccctgatccagcagctggtagcagcagtgagtgagaaactaaatgaacccctgatccggcagctggtagcagcagtgagtgagaaactaagtgaacccctgatccagcagctggtagcagcagtgagtgagaaactaagtgaacccctgatccggcagctggtagcagcagtgagtgagaaactaagtgaacccctgatccagcagctggtagcagcagtgagtgagaaactaagtgaacccctgatccagcagctggtagcagcagtgagtgagaaactaagtgaacccctgataaaGCAGCTggtatggcagcacatttaaaataaagctaaatgctaaaagctatacacgacttttggattcatttttggattttgcgtacaaatgcgattaattagattaaacattgtaatcgttgcccagccctataaatAAAACTTTGAGGTGAAAGCTGATGTGAAACTGCACTCACCTCCCCGACGCAGCCCTCCTTCTGCAGGTATTTGCGCACGGCGGCCCAGACTTGACTCTTCGGCAGCGCGCTGCCACCCGTCACCTCCTCAAAGTTCTCATAAGAGCCGAACCTCCTCAGGACGCACTCCATGATGCCGACCGCCTGCAGGTGAACACAAACATCATCACCACCGTGCGACCCGGGCCGCTCTGCGAGCCGCTCGACGCTGACGCACCTGCTCCAGGAAGAGGCCTGAACCCTCCCTGTACTTGTCCAGCACGCCCCGCGGCTCGGGCTGCGAGTACTCAAACTGCGGCTCGTACTTGTAGTCGGACTGGAAGAAGGTCCGCTTCTCCTGCTCCAGGTTCAGCGGTCTGAGAGCGACCAGCAGGCAGGGCCGCGCGTGCCCGGGCAGCGTCGGGCCCCCCGCCCCTTTAGCTATGTGAGGCAGGGAGGTGGCGGGCCGCAGTTGCCCCCTGGCGGGCCGCAGCCCCGGCGGGTAGTTGACGGAGCAGGTGCTCTCACTGCGCCGCATCCAGCCGCCCCCCCCCAGGCTGGGGCTGGTCAGGCTGCGCGTCGGGGGCGACGGGGCGGCCGAGCCGCTGCGCCACGGAGGCTGCAGGATCCGCCTGTCTGCCACGTGCTCCTGGGACCCTCGCAGACGCTGGGGCGTCACCTCCAGACTGAGGGGGCGGCGGAGCGGCGGCCTGGGCGTGGACCCGCATTTCGACGGTAACGACCTCCTCTCGgccgcctggctgctgctcgcctGGCTCGGGAGGCCGTTGTGGGACGCCTTCTCCTTCTTGAGGACGTTGCCCTTCTTGGCCGGTGGTCTGGCCTTTGCGGCGGAGCTGATGGTGGTTTTGGGCAGATCCCCTCGAACATCTGGCTCCACCAGCTCTGTGACACCTTCAACCTGATCCATGAAGACTTCACCTGAGTCCAACACCATCACCACAGCTGCCGCGACCTCGCACTGTGGACACAACACACGGATTcatgcaaaaaataaagaaacaaagagaaagtgtcatCAGTCACCTTCACactcaggctgtgttccaaaccgcatacttctcctactactcatactaactttttgagttagtatgcgagtttgaataagcgagaagttcccggatgcatactagattctctgaaatgttgggtatgcatcatgaggttactactcatactcaaactacccaagatgcaacgtaaagTGAcgttcgtcatttcctgtcaaaacggcagtttcaagctagctacaacgagggtaggttcacttcct
This Odontesthes bonariensis isolate fOdoBon6 chromosome 1, fOdoBon6.hap1, whole genome shotgun sequence DNA region includes the following protein-coding sequences:
- the kiaa0895l gene encoding microtubule-associated tyrosine carboxypeptidase 1, which translates into the protein MVLDSGEVFMDQVEGVTELVEPDVRGDLPKTTISSAAKARPPAKKGNVLKKEKASHNGLPSQASSSQAAERRSLPSKCGSTPRPPLRRPLSLEVTPQRLRGSQEHVADRRILQPPWRSGSAAPSPPTRSLTSPSLGGGGWMRRSESTCSVNYPPGLRPARGQLRPATSLPHIAKGAGGPTLPGHARPCLLVALRPLNLEQEKRTFFQSDYKYEPQFEYSQPEPRGVLDKYREGSGLFLEQAVGIMECVLRRFGSYENFEEVTGGSALPKSQVWAAVRKYLQKEGCVGEVVVRLSEELLSQAVMVVESCRPTLTINLAGARQHWLEGMLRHEIGTHYLRGVNNNLQPWATAEGRKQFGLKPANPTEEGLASLHSVLLRKQPYLWRAALLYYTVYHANSMSFSRLFGHIARFVHDPDVRWEYCLRAKRGQTDTSQPGCFSKDQVYLDGILRILRHRRAIDFKMLTSLGKVSYEDVERLRHLAVLPRTRIPHFMRDQVRYLQHLDHIVAVNELDDSALEQLLP